The genome window GGAAACGATGCAAAATGCCTTTGAGCGAAATGCGGTATCGACCGTTGCATACTCGATCGCCTATCTGGTGCTGATGGTGCTCGCGATCAACAGCTTTCACCTCGCCATTTCTTACGCCAAGGAAGCGATCACCGACATGTCTGATTTCATGCTGGCAATGATACCGCTCGTGATCGCCCTTCTGGCATCGATGGGCAACCTGGCTACCGCGACCATGTTCCATCCGCTCATTATCTTCATGATCAACATCAGCGGAATGATGATCTCCTACGTCGTGTTTCCGCTGCTTTTTCTCTCCGCGATGCTATCGATCGTCAGCCTGTTTTCTGAGCGGTACAAGGTGACGCAGCTCGCGACTCTTTTGCGCAACATCGCGATGGGTGTGCTGGGCTCGTTTCTCACGATCTTCCTGGCGGTCATCTCCATCCAAGGGGCGACCTCAGCTGTCACAGACGGTGTGACCCTTCGAACCGCGAAGTATATCACCGGGAACTTTGTCCCCATCGTGGGGCGGGTCTTCTCAGATGCAGCTGACACGGTCCTCAGCGCCTCGCTGCTTGTGAAAAACGCTGTTGGATTGGCAGGGGTCGTCATTCTGATCATTCTGTGTGCGTTCCCTGCGTTAAAAATCCTGGTGCTGGCACTGATCTACAATATCTCGTCCGCGGTGCTGCAGCCACTGGGCAACAGTCCCATCATCAGCGCGCTTGGGACGATTGGCAAAAGTCTCCTGTTCGTCTTCGCCGCGCTGGCAACGGTGGGATTGATGTTCTTTCTGGCTATCACCATCATCATTGCCGCGGGCAACATCTCCATGATGGTTCGGTAGGTGATCCAAATGACCTGGCTTACGCTCTGGCTGAAAAAAATCATCTTGCTCGTGCTCTTGGCCGCTTTTCTCGATCTGATTTTGCCAAATACGACCTTGCAGCGTTACGTCAAGATGGTCATGGGACTCATCCTCCTGCTGACGATCATCTCCCCGGTGTTTTCGTTGTTCAGCCTGTCGCAGGATGAGCTGGCGCTGAGGCTGGATCGGTATCAGCAAGAGCTGAACAAACCGGCGGCAGTGGAATGGAAGCGCGTCACCGACAAGCTGCTCGGCCAGCAGGACGAACAGGTGACAGACTATGTGCAGTCCCAAATCGAGACGGCTGTGAAAGCGCGAGTGAAAGAGGAGTACGGCTTGGATGTGCAGCGTGTGGTGATCAAGGTGAACAACCAGGATCCGAGCCAGCCTTCGATCGAGAGAATAGAGCTTACGCTGGGAGAAACGGGGCAGGAGACAACGCATGCTGTCGCTCCCATCCAGCCGATTGCTCCGGTCTCGATCCAGATAGGGGAGTCGCCAAATGTGACGGATTCCCGAATCGACATCGAAGCAGCTTCGCGGACTCAGAATCCGACGTACGTGAAGATTGCTGACGATATAGCCAAACAATGGGGACTTGCGAGCGATCAGGTGGTCGTGAAGGACGAGTCCAGACAAAGAGAAAGACAGTAACGGATGTGTCCGGGAAAGCGAGGTGAGAGAAATGCTGGAAAAGCTCAAGAAGCTGTGGGAAGGAAACAGTGGCAACAAAAAGCTGAAGCCGCT of Brevibacillus choshinensis contains these proteins:
- the spoIIIAE gene encoding stage III sporulation protein AE is translated as MGAASAAQTPASGPMNQLVKQQVDHLQLERVEQYWQQLLRDYKGYLPDLQSPGLIQLLMQQGDFSFSGVLKGMAKFVFHEILMNGKLLSSIIIITVFAMILETMQNAFERNAVSTVAYSIAYLVLMVLAINSFHLAISYAKEAITDMSDFMLAMIPLVIALLASMGNLATATMFHPLIIFMINISGMMISYVVFPLLFLSAMLSIVSLFSERYKVTQLATLLRNIAMGVLGSFLTIFLAVISIQGATSAVTDGVTLRTAKYITGNFVPIVGRVFSDAADTVLSASLLVKNAVGLAGVVILIILCAFPALKILVLALIYNISSAVLQPLGNSPIISALGTIGKSLLFVFAALATVGLMFFLAITIIIAAGNISMMVR
- the spoIIIAF gene encoding stage III sporulation protein AF: MTWLTLWLKKIILLVLLAAFLDLILPNTTLQRYVKMVMGLILLLTIISPVFSLFSLSQDELALRLDRYQQELNKPAAVEWKRVTDKLLGQQDEQVTDYVQSQIETAVKARVKEEYGLDVQRVVIKVNNQDPSQPSIERIELTLGETGQETTHAVAPIQPIAPVSIQIGESPNVTDSRIDIEAASRTQNPTYVKIADDIAKQWGLASDQVVVKDESRQRERQ